A single window of Oreochromis aureus strain Israel breed Guangdong linkage group 7, ZZ_aureus, whole genome shotgun sequence DNA harbors:
- the LOC116318307 gene encoding fibrous sheath CABYR-binding protein-like: protein MGNRLSRRRETPASTHETVAAEENTTKEPGNDSAVTETHEATKMEDLDVVVGEPVTPVACLPNEECVAEFKEAEASSASALKNDTEPAPVVKEAPVQPEPQVSASTPSPSEPAAEAELAPDSEPDIEIVQPISEPAPASVEHLENQADQLTQESLHELVLSSPPLTDSGPPDFVPSQDPSPVPVNPDEPSDLPAGEKRQDGDEAADNSTLEPEKPTEAHLEKPMEVEAEESLEKLGSDVNEESVSEIPKNSELRGNDLVSDLIPRDVNVPDDTPITDMSTSTELM, encoded by the coding sequence ATGGGAAACAGGCTCAGCAGAAGGCGAGAAACCCCAGCCAGCACCCATGAAACTGTGGCTGCTGAAGAGAACACCACAAAGGAGCCAGGAAACGACTCTGCAGTAACAGAGACTCACGAAGCCACCAAAATGGAGGATCTAGATGTGGTGGTGGGAGAGCCAGTGACACCAGTGGCGTGTTTACCCAATGAAGAATGTGTTGCGGAGTTTAAAGAAGCAGAGGCTTCCAGTGCCTCAGCCCTGAAAAATGATACAGAACCAGCACCTGTGGTAAAGGAAGCCCCAGTCCAACCTGAACCTCAGGTCTCAGCCAGCACACCTTCACCTTCAGAACCAGCTGCTGAAGCTGAGCTTGCTCCTGACTCCGAACCAGACATTGAGATAGTCCAGCCCATCTCAGAGCCAGCACCAGCCTCAGTGGAGCATCTGGAGAACCAGGCGGATCAACTAACACAAGAGTCTCTCCATGAACTGGTTCTTTCTTCGCCCCCTTTGACCGACTCTGGTCCCCCTGATTTCGTGCCCTCCCAAGATCCCAGCCCTGTCCCAGTCAATCCAGACGAGCCATCAGACCTCCCAGCAGGTGAGAAACGCCAAGATGGTGATGAGGCTGCTGACAATTCCACGCTTGAGCCAGAGAAGCCAACAGAAGCACATCTGGAAAAGCCGATGGAGGTGGAGGCTGAAGAGAGTTTGGAGAAGCTTGGAAGTGATGTCAACGAGGAAAGCGTTAGTGAAATCCCAAAGAACTCggagctgagaggaaatgacCTTGTCAGTGACCTCATTCCAAGAGATGTCAATGTCCCTGATGACACTCCCATCACAGACATGAGCACATCTACTGAGCTGATGTAA